The following proteins are co-located in the Syngnathus scovelli strain Florida chromosome 21, RoL_Ssco_1.2, whole genome shotgun sequence genome:
- the LOC125991110 gene encoding arf-GAP with dual PH domain-containing protein 1 isoform X1: MQAKQDFLKITFCRASVLFKQMHNELFVLQTHLYPEILLLLYSSPLIFISPLLPKLTGLQSPCLFTSCHISFFLFLFSCLLPAEPDWASLTLGVFVCQACSLLHRSIPHISRVKSIRDTWEASEVEIMADLGNNAAQAKYEQNVPAFYYRPTHTDCKMLREQWIRAKYERNEFEFIEKQEPYTAGYREGFLWKRGRDNGQFLSRKFILSEREGALKYFNKQDARDPKAIMKIETLNATFQPAKIGNPCGLQITYLKDNSTRNIFVYHSDAKEMVDWFNAIRAARFHYLQVAFPGASNEELVPKLTRNFMKEGFMEKTGPKHTEGFKKRWFTMDDRRLMYFKDPLDAYARGEVFIGSKENSYTVLPGLPSTIQGHHWNHGITIVTPDRKFLFACETEAEQRDWIAAFQRVINRPMRPQEYAVEAHFKHKP, translated from the exons ATGCAAGCTAAacaggatttcctgaaaattacATTTTGCCGTGCTTCTGTGCTTTTTAAACAAATGCACAATGAACTATTTGTGCTTCAAACTCATCTGTACCCTGAAATCTTATTGTTGCTCTATTCCTCTCCTCTCATTTTCATTTCCCCTCTTCTCCCCAAACTCACCGGCCTTCAATCACCCTGCTTGTTTACTTCCTGCCACATCTCCTTTTTCCTCTTTCTCTTCTCTTGTCTTCTGCCTGCAGAGCCAGACTGGGCATCACTGACACTGGGTGTGTTTGTTTGCCAGGCCTGCTCGCTCCTTCATCGCAGCATCCCACACATCAGCAGGGTCAAGTCCATTCGGGACACGTGGGAAGCAAGTGAAGTGGAG ATTATGGCAGATTTGGGAAACAATGCCGCTCAGGCTAAATATGAGCAGAATGTTCCCGCGTTCTACTACAGaccaacgcatactgactgcaa GATGCTAAGAGAACAATGGATCCGGGCCAAGTATGAGAGGAATGAATTTGAGTTCATAGAGAAGCAAGAACCTTACACAGCAG GATACCGCGAGGGGTTTCTATGGAAACGAGGACGAGACAACGGTCAGTTTCTCAGCCGAAAGTTCATCCTATCGGAGAGGGAAGGTGCCCTCAAATACTTCAACAAGCAGGAT GCCCGAGATCCCAAGGCGATTATGAAAATCGAAACCCTCAATGCCACCTTCCAACCGGCCAAAATTGGCAACCCGTGCGGACTGCAGATCACCTACCTGAAAGACAACAGCACAAGAAACATCTTTGTTTACCACAGCGACGCTAAG GAAATGGTTGATTGGTTCAATGCAATCAGAGCAGCCAGGTTCCACTACCTACAAGTGGCCTTCCCTGGAGCAAGTAATGAAGAG CTGGTGCCAAAATTGACCCGAAACTTCATGAAGGAAGGCTTTATGGAGAAAACAGGTCCAAAG CACACAGAAGGCTTCAAGAAGAGGTGGTTCACTATGGACGACAGGCGACTGATGTATTTTAAAGACCCTTTG GACGCCTACGCCCGCGGCGAAGTGTTCATCGGCAGTAAAGAGAACAGTTACACCGTTCTGCCTGGCCTACCCTCAACAATTCAGGGCCATCACTGGAATCACGGCATCACCATTGTCACACCAGACAGGAAGTTTCTGTTTGCTTGCGAGACTGAGGCCGAGCAACGGGATTGGATTGCAGCCTTTCAGAGAGTCATCAATCGGCCCATGAGGCCGCAAGAATACGCAG TGGAGGCTCATTTTAAACACAAACCCTGA
- the LOC125991110 gene encoding arf-GAP with dual PH domain-containing protein 1 isoform X2 — protein MVCTFCLHLPPVGECACIVHEDVHYGTGGDQPGPARRTHQTRQRDVRGLRKSGGLKPKWPQRFQDGLNWRRARSRCLACSLLHRSIPHISRVKSIRDTWEASEVEIMADLGNNAAQAKYEQNVPAFYYRPTHTDCKMLREQWIRAKYERNEFEFIEKQEPYTAGYREGFLWKRGRDNGQFLSRKFILSEREGALKYFNKQDARDPKAIMKIETLNATFQPAKIGNPCGLQITYLKDNSTRNIFVYHSDAKEMVDWFNAIRAARFHYLQVAFPGASNEELVPKLTRNFMKEGFMEKTGPKHTEGFKKRWFTMDDRRLMYFKDPLDAYARGEVFIGSKENSYTVLPGLPSTIQGHHWNHGITIVTPDRKFLFACETEAEQRDWIAAFQRVINRPMRPQEYAVEAHFKHKP, from the exons ATGGTCTGCACATTCTGTTTGCATTTGCCTCCAGTCGGCGAATGCGCTTGTATTGTGCACGAAGACGTTCATTATGGAACCGGaggggaccaaccgggtcctgcaAGACGTACTCACCAGACCAGACAACGAGACGTGCGCGGACTGCGGAAATCCGG TGGTCTGAAGCCAAAGTGGCCACAAAGGTTCCAGGATGGGCTGAATTGGAGGCGAGCCCGCTCAAGATGCTTG GCCTGCTCGCTCCTTCATCGCAGCATCCCACACATCAGCAGGGTCAAGTCCATTCGGGACACGTGGGAAGCAAGTGAAGTGGAG ATTATGGCAGATTTGGGAAACAATGCCGCTCAGGCTAAATATGAGCAGAATGTTCCCGCGTTCTACTACAGaccaacgcatactgactgcaa GATGCTAAGAGAACAATGGATCCGGGCCAAGTATGAGAGGAATGAATTTGAGTTCATAGAGAAGCAAGAACCTTACACAGCAG GATACCGCGAGGGGTTTCTATGGAAACGAGGACGAGACAACGGTCAGTTTCTCAGCCGAAAGTTCATCCTATCGGAGAGGGAAGGTGCCCTCAAATACTTCAACAAGCAGGAT GCCCGAGATCCCAAGGCGATTATGAAAATCGAAACCCTCAATGCCACCTTCCAACCGGCCAAAATTGGCAACCCGTGCGGACTGCAGATCACCTACCTGAAAGACAACAGCACAAGAAACATCTTTGTTTACCACAGCGACGCTAAG GAAATGGTTGATTGGTTCAATGCAATCAGAGCAGCCAGGTTCCACTACCTACAAGTGGCCTTCCCTGGAGCAAGTAATGAAGAG CTGGTGCCAAAATTGACCCGAAACTTCATGAAGGAAGGCTTTATGGAGAAAACAGGTCCAAAG CACACAGAAGGCTTCAAGAAGAGGTGGTTCACTATGGACGACAGGCGACTGATGTATTTTAAAGACCCTTTG GACGCCTACGCCCGCGGCGAAGTGTTCATCGGCAGTAAAGAGAACAGTTACACCGTTCTGCCTGGCCTACCCTCAACAATTCAGGGCCATCACTGGAATCACGGCATCACCATTGTCACACCAGACAGGAAGTTTCTGTTTGCTTGCGAGACTGAGGCCGAGCAACGGGATTGGATTGCAGCCTTTCAGAGAGTCATCAATCGGCCCATGAGGCCGCAAGAATACGCAG TGGAGGCTCATTTTAAACACAAACCCTGA
- the LOC125991110 gene encoding arf-GAP with dual PH domain-containing protein 1 isoform X3, translating to MEPEGTNRVLQDVLTRPDNETCADCGNPEPDWASLTLGVFVCQACSLLHRSIPHISRVKSIRDTWEASEVEIMADLGNNAAQAKYEQNVPAFYYRPTHTDCKMLREQWIRAKYERNEFEFIEKQEPYTAGYREGFLWKRGRDNGQFLSRKFILSEREGALKYFNKQDARDPKAIMKIETLNATFQPAKIGNPCGLQITYLKDNSTRNIFVYHSDAKEMVDWFNAIRAARFHYLQVAFPGASNEELVPKLTRNFMKEGFMEKTGPKHTEGFKKRWFTMDDRRLMYFKDPLDAYARGEVFIGSKENSYTVLPGLPSTIQGHHWNHGITIVTPDRKFLFACETEAEQRDWIAAFQRVINRPMRPQEYAVEAHFKHKP from the exons ATGGAACCGGaggggaccaaccgggtcctgcaAGACGTACTCACCAGACCAGACAACGAGACGTGCGCGGACTGCGGAAATCCGG AGCCAGACTGGGCATCACTGACACTGGGTGTGTTTGTTTGCCAGGCCTGCTCGCTCCTTCATCGCAGCATCCCACACATCAGCAGGGTCAAGTCCATTCGGGACACGTGGGAAGCAAGTGAAGTGGAG ATTATGGCAGATTTGGGAAACAATGCCGCTCAGGCTAAATATGAGCAGAATGTTCCCGCGTTCTACTACAGaccaacgcatactgactgcaa GATGCTAAGAGAACAATGGATCCGGGCCAAGTATGAGAGGAATGAATTTGAGTTCATAGAGAAGCAAGAACCTTACACAGCAG GATACCGCGAGGGGTTTCTATGGAAACGAGGACGAGACAACGGTCAGTTTCTCAGCCGAAAGTTCATCCTATCGGAGAGGGAAGGTGCCCTCAAATACTTCAACAAGCAGGAT GCCCGAGATCCCAAGGCGATTATGAAAATCGAAACCCTCAATGCCACCTTCCAACCGGCCAAAATTGGCAACCCGTGCGGACTGCAGATCACCTACCTGAAAGACAACAGCACAAGAAACATCTTTGTTTACCACAGCGACGCTAAG GAAATGGTTGATTGGTTCAATGCAATCAGAGCAGCCAGGTTCCACTACCTACAAGTGGCCTTCCCTGGAGCAAGTAATGAAGAG CTGGTGCCAAAATTGACCCGAAACTTCATGAAGGAAGGCTTTATGGAGAAAACAGGTCCAAAG CACACAGAAGGCTTCAAGAAGAGGTGGTTCACTATGGACGACAGGCGACTGATGTATTTTAAAGACCCTTTG GACGCCTACGCCCGCGGCGAAGTGTTCATCGGCAGTAAAGAGAACAGTTACACCGTTCTGCCTGGCCTACCCTCAACAATTCAGGGCCATCACTGGAATCACGGCATCACCATTGTCACACCAGACAGGAAGTTTCTGTTTGCTTGCGAGACTGAGGCCGAGCAACGGGATTGGATTGCAGCCTTTCAGAGAGTCATCAATCGGCCCATGAGGCCGCAAGAATACGCAG TGGAGGCTCATTTTAAACACAAACCCTGA
- the LOC125991110 gene encoding arf-GAP with dual PH domain-containing protein 1 isoform X4 — protein MRLYCARRRSLWNRRGPTGSCKTYSPDQTTRRARTAEIRACSLLHRSIPHISRVKSIRDTWEASEVEIMADLGNNAAQAKYEQNVPAFYYRPTHTDCKMLREQWIRAKYERNEFEFIEKQEPYTAGYREGFLWKRGRDNGQFLSRKFILSEREGALKYFNKQDARDPKAIMKIETLNATFQPAKIGNPCGLQITYLKDNSTRNIFVYHSDAKEMVDWFNAIRAARFHYLQVAFPGASNEELVPKLTRNFMKEGFMEKTGPKHTEGFKKRWFTMDDRRLMYFKDPLDAYARGEVFIGSKENSYTVLPGLPSTIQGHHWNHGITIVTPDRKFLFACETEAEQRDWIAAFQRVINRPMRPQEYAVEAHFKHKP, from the exons ATGCGCTTGTATTGTGCACGAAGACGTTCATTATGGAACCGGaggggaccaaccgggtcctgcaAGACGTACTCACCAGACCAGACAACGAGACGTGCGCGGACTGCGGAAATCCGG GCCTGCTCGCTCCTTCATCGCAGCATCCCACACATCAGCAGGGTCAAGTCCATTCGGGACACGTGGGAAGCAAGTGAAGTGGAG ATTATGGCAGATTTGGGAAACAATGCCGCTCAGGCTAAATATGAGCAGAATGTTCCCGCGTTCTACTACAGaccaacgcatactgactgcaa GATGCTAAGAGAACAATGGATCCGGGCCAAGTATGAGAGGAATGAATTTGAGTTCATAGAGAAGCAAGAACCTTACACAGCAG GATACCGCGAGGGGTTTCTATGGAAACGAGGACGAGACAACGGTCAGTTTCTCAGCCGAAAGTTCATCCTATCGGAGAGGGAAGGTGCCCTCAAATACTTCAACAAGCAGGAT GCCCGAGATCCCAAGGCGATTATGAAAATCGAAACCCTCAATGCCACCTTCCAACCGGCCAAAATTGGCAACCCGTGCGGACTGCAGATCACCTACCTGAAAGACAACAGCACAAGAAACATCTTTGTTTACCACAGCGACGCTAAG GAAATGGTTGATTGGTTCAATGCAATCAGAGCAGCCAGGTTCCACTACCTACAAGTGGCCTTCCCTGGAGCAAGTAATGAAGAG CTGGTGCCAAAATTGACCCGAAACTTCATGAAGGAAGGCTTTATGGAGAAAACAGGTCCAAAG CACACAGAAGGCTTCAAGAAGAGGTGGTTCACTATGGACGACAGGCGACTGATGTATTTTAAAGACCCTTTG GACGCCTACGCCCGCGGCGAAGTGTTCATCGGCAGTAAAGAGAACAGTTACACCGTTCTGCCTGGCCTACCCTCAACAATTCAGGGCCATCACTGGAATCACGGCATCACCATTGTCACACCAGACAGGAAGTTTCTGTTTGCTTGCGAGACTGAGGCCGAGCAACGGGATTGGATTGCAGCCTTTCAGAGAGTCATCAATCGGCCCATGAGGCCGCAAGAATACGCAG TGGAGGCTCATTTTAAACACAAACCCTGA